GCCAGTGCCTCGGCGCCGGAGCGGGCGGTCGTGGTCCGGTAACCGGCGAGTCGCAGCAGCGCGGTGAGCGGCTCGGAGGTCGCCGGATCGCCGACGGCGAGCAGCACGAGCGGCGCACCGCCGTGCCCCGTGAGGACCTCCTCCCCCGTGCGGTCCCGCGCGGCGATGGCGGTCGGCGGGTTGGGCATGCACGCCACTTTACCCGGCCGTTGCCTGAGTCAAGCAATACGGATCCCGGTCGCCGGGCGGGCCGGACAGCCACCGACCCGATCATGGGTGCAGGCCCAACGCGCTCGCCGCCGCTGCTACCGCTTCCGGTCGTCCCCCATCGCCCCGTCGACGCGGCCTGCGCCGTAGTCGAGCCGCTGCGCGGTCCTCACCAGCGCGGCGAGAGGGTCACTCGAAGGAGTGCGCGGCGCGACCCGGACGCCCCGGGTTTTCCGCACACGGAGACGGACCAGCCATCGTGCGACCGTGATTCCTGCCAACCGTCCTCCCCTTTCCAGCACTTCGGGGACACCAACGCCCGGCGGCGTTGTGCGCCAGGGTAATTCGCCATGCCACGCCACCCCTTCCACCAGATAGAAATATCCACCAGCGTGGGCATGGCGAATCAGATCAGACCAAAGGAAATTCGCACAAGATGCGTGTTATTAGCACATAGGTGCGTGTCGCCCGCTGGTCCCGACTCCCGGTCCCGTCAGCTGCTGTGGACGCCCACCTCGTACAGCGAGTAACCCCAGTCGGTGCCGCGGTCCAGGAACTGGACACGGACGTACCGGGCGGGTGTGGGGGTGAACCGCGCGGTGTCCAGCCCGCCGTCGCCGGCGGTCGTGGTGGAGGCGGTCCGCCAGTTCACACCGTCGGTGGACAGCTCGATGCGGTACGAGGTCCCGTACGCCCGCTCCCAGTCGAGCGTGACGCGCCCGACCAGGTTCGTGGCCCCCAGGTCGATCCGCAGCCACTGGTCGTCGCTCCAGTCGCTGGCCCAGCGGGAGTTCCGCGCGCCGTCCACGGCCCGGCCCGGCGCGTAGCTGGTGAACGGGTTCCACTCCGAGGAACTGGCCGCGGCCGAGGCCCCCGCCGCGAGGTTGACGCCGGCCTGGTGCCGCTCGGACGCCCCCCAGGTGTCGAGATAGGACTCGGCGCCCCGGAAGAGGTCGTCGACCACGTCCTGGCCCCCGACGCGGCGGATGTCCTCGATCCAGTCCGGGACGAGGCCGTAGTGGGCGGCTCCGTCGGTGTTCAGGTCCCAGGTGCGCTCGCCCGTGGTCTGCCGGTCGATCACGGAGCCGCCGTCGACGCTCTTGAAGGGGTACGTGACCTTGTTCGGGGCGTCCGCTCCGCGTGGTGCCGGCCAGCCGCCGACGCCGTTCATGTCGGTGCCGTAGCCGTAGCCGACGCCGTACTTGTCGCGCAGGGCCTGCGTGCGATCGGCCTCCGAGATGAAGCCCTCGGAGCCGTGCATGTACTGGGCGACGAAGCCGCCGAGGGAGTAGACCCGCTCGGTCCAGTCGAGGTCCATCCAGCTGTGCGAGGACAGCGCACCGGGGTAGGACTCGGCCTCGAAGATGTCGAGCACCCGGCCGGTGGCCTTGACGCTCATGTGGTCGATCTCCAGCATCATCTTGCGTTTCATCATGCCGCGCACGGCGTACTCACCGAGTTCGGTGAGACCGCGGACGTTGCACTGGGCGTCCGCGTTGTACGAGGGGACCTCCACACCGGCCGGGAGTTCCTGCTCGGCCGCGGGCGCCGCCGCTTGGCCGATGGGGTTGTCGTGCTGGGGTCCCGTGCACTTCTCCGTCTTCCAGAAGGTGCCGGTCGACAGGAACTGCCCGACGTTGATCGCCGTACCGAGCGTGCCCGAGTCGAAGCGGACCCCGCACAGCGCGTTGTCGAACTTGTGGCACAGGAACATGCTGCGCACGCCGAGTGCGTACAGCTCGTCCAGCCCCTTGTCGATGTCCTCCTTGTCGCACTGCGCGATGTCCAGGATCTGCTTGCAGCCGAACGGCTCGGAGGTCTCGACGCCCAGGATCACGGCCAGCTTGCCCTGCTCGATGACCTCGCGGGCCTGCGCGCTGTCGGTGACGATCCGGAACCAGCCCTTTCCGGGGCCGCCGTACATCTTGTCGACGTAGGCCTGGAGGTCGTACGTCAGCTTGGCCTGCAGCCGGATCGACGTCATCTCGTCGCAGCTGCGGTCCTTGAAGAAGTAGACCGAGCAGATCACGCCGTTGGTGACGAGGTCGTTGACGAGGACGCGCTGGCCGCCGCGCCAGGCCCGCTCGATCCAGGCGTAGTAGTTCTGCTGGTGGGTCAGCGAGTCGTGGGCGGGCCAGTCCTTGAACGTGGGCCAGCCGACCGGGTCGTGCCTGCCGTCACCGCCGTTGGTGATGAAGTCGAAGATGGCGAGAGAGCCGTCGGGGTAGTGCTCGGGGCAGTCCTTGAGCGCGTCGGCGATGCCGGCCTCGGAGAAGGGCTTGCCGCAGATGAGCCGTCCGCCGAACGCCTCGTTGGAGAACAGGTGGTTGTGCGCGTCGACGAAACCGCGCACCTCGCCCCCGGCGGTGGTGCCGGTAAAGGGTTCGCCGGTGACGTTGATCCGCGAGTCCGGTGCGGGCCGCGCGACCGGGTTCCACCAGTCGGTTCCGGCCGCCGAACTCGGCGCCGGGCCGAGGACTGTGGCCAGCACGAGGAGAAGCAACGACACGACGGTGACGTGTCTGCGGCGGTTCGGGCGTCGTGGAGCCATGGTCGTTACCCACGTCCCTCGGTCGGCGGGATGGCACGGTCGACGAGCCCGGCCCTTGTGGGACCGCTACTGACGGGTTGTCATGACCGGCGCGAGATATGCGACGAGGATGGCCAGCGGCGCATGGGACGTCAAGAGCCGTGCGCACTGGAGCCGTTGAGCAGTCGTGGTGCACCTGTGGCCCGGTCGCCGGACGTCTGCGGCGACCGGGCCACAGGCCGATGTCAGGTGTCGGGGCACTCCTTCCACGCCAGGTGGTAGATGGTGCTGATGTCCCCGTCGGTGGAGTCCATCGTCATGAAGCTGGTCTTGGCCGGGTCCGAGCTGCCCGCGCTGACCCGCAGCTCGGTGTTGATGTTGAAGTTGCGCTGGACACCGCACGGCGCCCAGACCAGCTGGGCCCAGTCGGTGGTGTCGGTGGCCTGCCAGTTGTCGTTGTAGGGGCCGCGGAAGGCGTGGTTCCTGAACTCGGTGTTCGGAGAGCCCTGGAAGTAGTACGAGGCCCGCTGGACGCTGCTGGCGCCCGACTGGAGCGCGGCGAAGCCGCGGTAGTCGGCGCTGGCGATGGCGTACGTGAAGCCCTGCGGCACATGCACGATCAGGTTGAGCTGGCAGTTCTTGCGGAACGCCGTCGGGTCGGAGTCGCCGCCGACCTGGGCGAGGTAGTCGCTGTAGGTCACCGTGAAGGCGGTGTTGTCCGGTGAGACGGCGACAGCGGCGGTGCCCTGCGGGCAGCCGGAGCCGTTCACCGTGGCGACCTTGATGACGATGCGGTCCGGGGGCGGGTCGACGATCCCGGTCGACGGGTCCTGTGCGGGTACGGCGGTGGCGAGCAGCGCGCCTATCGCGCTGCTCAGGAGCAGGCCGGCAGCCATGGTTCTCCCATCTGTGCGCTTCTGGTTTCGGGGGGTGGCAACCACGATGGTTCAGCGATGGTTTGGTCATGAACATGACAAGAAAGCCACTGTGCATGCCCATGCGGAGCCGATCGCGCCCCCGACCTGGGGGAAACTGTGAACACACTGTGAAGGTCGGGAGCGCTCGCATCGTAGGGGGTGGGGGATCGGGCGGCCAGGGCTGTATCCGGCCATCCCTGCCCCCCTGCTTCCCCCTCTACGGGCGGGCGGTCGGCAGCGCCGAAGTACCGGTAACGGACATGACGATGGAGTAGAGAGTGGTGTCGGCGGCGATGAACATGCGGTTCCGTTTGGCGCCGCCGAAGCGGATGTTGGCGACGGTGTCGGGGACCAGGAGGCGGCCGAGAAGGGTGCCGTCGGGGTCGTAGCAGTGCACGCCGCCGTCCATGGCCGCTGCCCAGAGCCGGCCCTGGTCGTCGAAGCGGATGTTGTCGAAATTGCCGATCGCGCACTCGGTGAAGACGCTGCCGTCGCCGAGGGTGCCGTCGTCGTGGACGTCGAAGACGCGGATGTGGTTGGCCCGGCTGTCCGAGACGTACAGCTGCCGTTCGTCGAGGGAGAAGACGAGGCCGTTGGGGCCACTGAAACCGTCGGCGACCAGCCGCACCTCGCCGGTGCCGGGGTCCACACGGTAGACGTTGCGGGCACCGATCTCGCTCTCGGCGCGGTGCCCCTCGTAGTCGGTGCTGATCCCGAAGTCGGGGTCGGAGAACCAGATCGAGCCGTCGGACTTCACGGCGGCGTCGTTCGGGCTGTTGAGCCTCTTGCCCTGGAAGCGGTCGGCGATCACGGTGACCGATCCGTCGTGCTCGGTGCGGGTGACGCGGCGGTTGCCCTGCTCACAGGTGATGAGGCGACCCTCGTTGTCCAGGGTGTTGCCGTTGGGGTGACCGGCGGGTGAGCGGAAGACGCCGACCGTGCCGGTGGTCTCGTCCCAGCGGAGCAGGCGGTCGTTGGGGATGTCGCTCCACACCAGGTACCGCCCGGCCGGCACGTAGACCGGGCCCTCGGCCCAGCGGCAGCCGTCGAAGAGGCTCTCCAGCTTCGAGTCGCCCGCGTGGCATCGGCCCGTGCGGAACCGGTCATCGAGGATGTCGTACAACTGCGGTCGCTCGCCGGGCATGTCGCCGTCCTCGTTCTCGTCATCGTCATCGTCAGCGATCCGGATGTTGATCTGGCCGATCCTCACTATGCAGAACGGCTGGCGGGGCGTCATCCGCCGGACGGCTGTCGAAGTCGACGTCCGGAGCGAGCACTGACGTCGACCGCTCGGCTGTCCGTACCCGGCCGACGGGCATCCGGTGCGCCTCACCCTGGACTGGGAGGAGAACGCCATCGACGGCGAGGCCGCGTACGCCATCAGTGCGTACCGGCCGCTCGCGGAGCTACGGCGAACTCGGGGTGGGGCCCATTCCCCGCAGCTGCCGGACGGTGCCGCCGAGCTTCGTGCGGAACGACTCGAGCATCTCCGGCTTCGCGCTGACCACCCACCGCGAGCCGACGAGGTACTTCCCGCCGTACACGCTCGCCGAGTCCAGCCACGTCTCCTTGTACTTCTCCTCGGGGAAGGTGGTGATGAGGTAGTCGGCCTTCGGGGTGTGGCACAGGCCCTGGCGGAGCTGTTCCGCCTCGATGCGGATCGTCGCCTTGCATCCGGTCAGGCCGGCGATCACCTCCACCTTGGCCGGTGCGACCACTCCGGCCGCCGGGGCGGCGGAGACCTCCGACGGCTTGGCGCCCCCGTCCACCCGGTCCGCACCGCCGCTGCAGGCCGTGGCCAGCGGAAGCACCGCCAGGCTTCCGACGATGACTGCGCCCCTGCCGGTCGCGAAGGGCAAGCTTCGGCCGCCGGGACCTCGCCGCTGCTGCTGGGGCACTTCGCCTCTCCATATGCGTGCCGATGCTGTCGTACTCGACCCGGGATACGGATGAAAGGCGAGGGTTGTTCAATGCGGTGACCACCCCCGCTTGTCGCACATAATGTGCAGGTAAGATTTTCAAGCAACAGGGGTGTGAGGCTGATGTCGACCCGTCGAATAAGAGGTGCCGCCTTCGCGGCGGCGGTGCTGGCCGGGGTCGCCGCCTGTTCCGCACCCAGCGAGGGTGGGAGCGGCGGCAGTCCGGCCGAGTCCGTCGTGATCGGCGTGCCCTCCGAGCCGAACACGCTCAGCCCGCTGCTCGGCTACGGCAAGGACGGCAACTCCAAGATCTTCGACGGGCTGCTCGCCCGGGACGCCGACCTGAGGCTGAAGCCCGCTCTGGCGACGTCGCTCCCCCAGGTCGCCGACGACGGCCTCACCTACACCTACTCCCTGCGCGAGGGCGTGAAGTTCAGCGACGGCGAACCCCTCACGGCGGCCGACGTGGTCTTCACCTACCAAACCGTCCTGAACGAGAACACCAACAACACGGCCAGGAGTGAACTGGACGCCGTCAAGGACGTCCGGGCGAGCGGTGACGACAAGGTCGTCTTCACGCTGAAGTACCCGTACGCGCCCTTCGCCGGGCGCACGGTGCTGCCCATCGTCCCCGAGCACATCGCCGGCAAGCAGGACCCCAACACCGGCTCCTTCAACACCGAACCGGTCGGCACGGGACCGTACGTCCTCTCCTCCTGGAGCAAGGGCGAGAAGCTCACCTTCAAGGCCAACCCGGACTACTGGGGCGGCGCGCCCAAGGTGAAGACGTTCACCATGGCGATCATCGCGGACGACAACGTACGCGCCACCCGGCTGCGCTCCGGCGATCTGGACGGCGCGGTCCTGCCGCCCAACCTCGCCGCCACCTTCAAGAGCGACGAGGGCACGAAGTCGTACGAG
This genomic window from Streptomyces spinoverrucosus contains:
- a CDS encoding discoidin domain-containing protein; this translates as MAPRRPNRRRHVTVVSLLLLVLATVLGPAPSSAAGTDWWNPVARPAPDSRINVTGEPFTGTTAGGEVRGFVDAHNHLFSNEAFGGRLICGKPFSEAGIADALKDCPEHYPDGSLAIFDFITNGGDGRHDPVGWPTFKDWPAHDSLTHQQNYYAWIERAWRGGQRVLVNDLVTNGVICSVYFFKDRSCDEMTSIRLQAKLTYDLQAYVDKMYGGPGKGWFRIVTDSAQAREVIEQGKLAVILGVETSEPFGCKQILDIAQCDKEDIDKGLDELYALGVRSMFLCHKFDNALCGVRFDSGTLGTAINVGQFLSTGTFWKTEKCTGPQHDNPIGQAAAPAAEQELPAGVEVPSYNADAQCNVRGLTELGEYAVRGMMKRKMMLEIDHMSVKATGRVLDIFEAESYPGALSSHSWMDLDWTERVYSLGGFVAQYMHGSEGFISEADRTQALRDKYGVGYGYGTDMNGVGGWPAPRGADAPNKVTYPFKSVDGGSVIDRQTTGERTWDLNTDGAAHYGLVPDWIEDIRRVGGQDVVDDLFRGAESYLDTWGASERHQAGVNLAAGASAAASSSEWNPFTSYAPGRAVDGARNSRWASDWSDDQWLRIDLGATNLVGRVTLDWERAYGTSYRIELSTDGVNWRTASTTTAGDGGLDTARFTPTPARYVRVQFLDRGTDWGYSLYEVGVHSS
- a CDS encoding DUF4360 domain-containing protein; the protein is MAAGLLLSSAIGALLATAVPAQDPSTGIVDPPPDRIVIKVATVNGSGCPQGTAAVAVSPDNTAFTVTYSDYLAQVGGDSDPTAFRKNCQLNLIVHVPQGFTYAIASADYRGFAALQSGASSVQRASYYFQGSPNTEFRNHAFRGPYNDNWQATDTTDWAQLVWAPCGVQRNFNINTELRVSAGSSDPAKTSFMTMDSTDGDISTIYHLAWKECPDT
- a CDS encoding SMP-30/gluconolactonase/LRE family protein, which gives rise to MPGERPQLYDILDDRFRTGRCHAGDSKLESLFDGCRWAEGPVYVPAGRYLVWSDIPNDRLLRWDETTGTVGVFRSPAGHPNGNTLDNEGRLITCEQGNRRVTRTEHDGSVTVIADRFQGKRLNSPNDAAVKSDGSIWFSDPDFGISTDYEGHRAESEIGARNVYRVDPGTGEVRLVADGFSGPNGLVFSLDERQLYVSDSRANHIRVFDVHDDGTLGDGSVFTECAIGNFDNIRFDDQGRLWAAAMDGGVHCYDPDGTLLGRLLVPDTVANIRFGGAKRNRMFIAADTTLYSIVMSVTGTSALPTARP
- a CDS encoding ABC transporter substrate-binding protein, producing MSTRRIRGAAFAAAVLAGVAACSAPSEGGSGGSPAESVVIGVPSEPNTLSPLLGYGKDGNSKIFDGLLARDADLRLKPALATSLPQVADDGLTYTYSLREGVKFSDGEPLTAADVVFTYQTVLNENTNNTARSELDAVKDVRASGDDKVVFTLKYPYAPFAGRTVLPIVPEHIAGKQDPNTGSFNTEPVGTGPYVLSSWSKGEKLTFKANPDYWGGAPKVKTFTMAIIADDNVRATRLRSGDLDGAVLPPNLAATFKSDEGTKSYEARSYDFRTVTLPTAGKVTGDRAIRQALDAAVDRKAMVDKVLDGAGTPAYGPLPVDDPSFAKGIERTQDLDRAGRILDEAGWKTGKDGIREKGGVRAAFTLLYPSGDKVRQDHALAYASDAKKAGIAVTVESATWEVIEPRMKDTAVLAGFGSIGDPDFGLYTLLHSSLAGDGFNNMARYDNPVVDQALDTGRRTQAPDQRKAAYEKLQRELVKDPGYTFLTHIDHLYVLADRWDGLTTQLEPHEHGFASGPWWNIEDWQPKK